From the genome of Nicotiana sylvestris chromosome 2, ASM39365v2, whole genome shotgun sequence, one region includes:
- the LOC138885313 gene encoding uncharacterized protein, producing the protein MAVSLRNDRDLDLKQDRAREGKQAETLIPVPIELDESTKLTEVTVQPAQEEHNTQIEAEKEIPGYEKVMKDLMSRKFDFQDLAIVTLTQTCSVVVTRPIAEKLSDPVSFIIPCTIGNFAFAKALCDLGASINLMPLAIYKRLGIGRVRPTSMLLQLADRTVKKPSGILDDVLIQVDEKIPIILGRLFLATRRALIDCKTGELKMRLNDEEITFNVQKSMRQPSEFANCSLIDAVDVIVEADDEMLTIEDPLAACLVNLDEVNGEELAEWVLALEGRGFWDRTLEFELLHLENRENPPAKPSIEEPPMLELKPLPAHLRYSRSARLPLGGPWQTLRGSTRHIVCI; encoded by the exons atggcagtgagtctacgTAATGACAGAGACTTAGACTTGAAGCAAGATAGGGCTCGAGAAGGCAAACAAGCTGAGACACTTATACCCgtgcccattgagctagatgagtcaacgaaactgacagaggtgacagtACAACCTGCCCAGGAAGAACATAACACACAGATTGAGGCTGAGAAA GAGATACCTGGTTATGAAAAagtgatgaaggacttgatgtcccgaaaattcgatttccaagacttggccatagtgactcttactcagacctgtagtgtggtggtgactagaccaattgctGAGAAGCTGTCTGACCCAGTGAGTTTCATAATTCCCTGCACTATTGGTAACTTTGCTTTCGCCaaagcactttgtgatttgggggctagcataaatcttatgcccctggcgatctataagaggttggggatTGGAAGAGTTAGACCCActtctatgttgttgcagctggcgGACAGGACCGTGAAAAAACCCTCTGGTATCTtggatgatgtgttgattcag GTGGATGAAAAAATTCCAATAATATTGGGAAGGCTATTCTTGGCCACtaggagagctctcattgattgtaaaactggggagctcaagatgaggttgaacgatgaggagataacattcaatgtgcagaaatctatgaggcaaccgagtgaattcgccaattgctctcttattgatgccgtggatgtaatcgtagaaGCTGATGATGAAATGTTGACTATTGAGGACCCTCTTGCTGCATGTCTGGtaaatttagatgaggtgaatggggaagaactggcagaatgggtgttggctttagagggcagagggttttgggatagaactcttgAATTTGAGCTCCTGCACTTAGAAAACAGAGAAaatcctccagccaagccatccatagaagaaccaccaatgttggaattgaagccactgcccgcccatctcag gtactcaaggagtgcaagactgccattaggtggaccatggcagacattaagAGGATCAACCCGGCATATTGTATGCATATAA